The following coding sequences lie in one Arachis ipaensis cultivar K30076 chromosome B03, Araip1.1, whole genome shotgun sequence genomic window:
- the LOC107632045 gene encoding probable inositol transporter 2 produces the protein MEGGVHKPDASAFRECLSLSYKNPYVLRLAFSAGIGGLLFGYDTGVISGALLYIRDDFKDVDRKVWLQEAVVSTAIAGAIIGAAIGGWINDKYGRKIAIMLADLLFLLGSVIMAAAPYSAILIVGRVFVGLGVGMASMASPLYISEASPTKVRGALVSLNSFLITGGQFLSYLINLAFTKAPGTWRWMLGVAAAPALIQLVLMFFLPESPRWLYRKGKEDKAKETLVRVYQEKSLVDAEVQALKESVELEEKEAANSEKISIMKMLKTKTVRRALYAGVGLQFFQQFTGINTVMYYSPTIVQLAGFASNRTAMLLSLITSGLNAFGSILSIYFVDKAGRKKLALISLCGVAISLAILTATFRHTETHSPMISALDTSHFSNNTCTAFSKAANPAVWDCTACLKVDCGFCASSSKLMPGACLNPNDITKKLCQNDHRAWYTRGCPSNLGWLALLSLALYIIFFSPGMGTVPWVINSEIYPLRYRGICGGIASTTVWVSNLVVSQSFLSLTKAIGTAWTFMLFGIVAVVGFFYVAIVVPETKGVPIEEVENMLEDRALHFRFWEKKTAPPNKQ, from the exons ATGGAAGGAGGAGTACACAAGCCTGATGCTTCGGCCTTCCGTGAGTGTTTGTCTCTCTCGTATAAGAATCCTTACGTTCTTCGCCTGGCTTTCTCAGCTGGAATTGGTGGCCTCCTCTTCGGTTACGACACTG GAGTTATTTCGGGGGCTCTTTTGTACATAAGAGATGACTTCAAAGATGTTGATAGGAAAGTTTGGCTTCAG GAAGCTGTTGTAAGTACGGCAATAGCTGGAGCAATCATAGGGGCAGCAATTGGTGGATGGATCAACGATAAATATGGAAGAAAAATCGCCATCATGCTTGCAGACTTGCTTTTTTTACTTGGCTCTGTAATCATGGCTGCCGCACCCTACTCCGCCATTCTCATCGTAGGCCGAGTTTTTGTTGGTCTCGGTGTTGGTATGGCTTCCATGGCGTCTCCCCTCTATATTTCCGAGGCTTCGCCAACCAAAGTCCGTGGTGCACTTGTCAGTCTTAACAGCTTCCTCATCACCGGCGGCCAATTCCTCTCTTACCTCATTAACTTGGCATTTACCAAG GCACCAGGGACATGGAGGTGGATGCTTGGAGTGGCAGCAGCACCTGCCTTAATTCAATTGGTGCTAATGTTTTTTCTTCCTGAATCACCCCGCTGGCTCTACCGAAAGGGGAAGGAAGATAAAGCAAAGGAGACTCTAGTCAGGGTTTATCAAGAAAAGAGTCTGGTTGATGCAGAGGTACAAGCCTTGAAGGAATCAGTTGAGTTGGAAGAGAAGGAAGCTGCAAACTCAGAAAAGATAAGCATAATGAAGATGCTGAAAACAAAAACTGTTAGGAGGGCTCTGTATGCAGGAGTTGGACTCCAATTCTTCCAGCAGTTTACGGGAATAAACACTGTAATGTACTATAGTCCCACTATTGTTCAGCTTGCCGGCTTTGCATCCAACCGGACTGCAATGCTTCTGTCCCTCATCACCTCCGGCCTCAACGCCTTTGGTTCCATCCTCAGTATTTACTTTGTGGACAAGGCCGGCCGTAAGAAGCTCGCCTTGATCAGTTTGTGTGGCGTTGCTATATCTCTCGCCATCCTTACCGCCACCTTCCGCCACACCGAGACTCATTCTCCCATGATCAGTGCATTAGATACTTCCCATTTCAGTAACAACACTTGCACTGCTTTCTCCAAAGCTGCAAACCCTGCTGTATGGGATTGCACGGCATGCCTCAAGGTGGATTGTGGTTTTTGTGCTTCATCTAGCAAG TTGATGCCTGGAGCATGTTTGAACCCAAATGACATAACAAAGAAGCTGTGCCAGAATGATCACAGAGCATGGTACACAAGGGGATGTCCTAGCAACCTTGGCTGGCTTGCTCTCCTTAGTCTTGCTCTCTACATCATATTCTTCTCGCCCGGGATGGGAACCGTTCCTTGGGTTATCAACTCTGAGATTTATCCTCTCAGGTACAGAGGAATTTGCGGAGGAATTGCCTCTACCACCGTTTGGGTTTCCAATCTTGTGGTTTCACAGTCCTTCCTCTCTCTCACAAAGGCTATTGGCACAGCTTGGACATTCATGCTCTTTGGAATTGTCGCCGTTGTGGGATTTTTCTACGTCGCCATCGTGGTTCCTGAAACCAAAGGAGTTCCAATTGAGGAAGTTGAAAATATGCTGGAAGACAGAGCTCTGCACTTCAGGTTTTGGGAGAAGAAAACTGCTCCCCCAAACAAGCAGTAA
- the LOC107634007 gene encoding uncharacterized protein LOC107634007 yields the protein MVHCLRTWRHYLLGSHFIVKTDNVATSYFQTQNELSPKQARWQDFLTEFDFEFEYKLGKTNVVADVLSRKAELAAIFMVEGDMLHTIKEGLHHEDQDELSRGESSRTLPVVIRSFDKEIEEILANRVVRLRGVPPSIQYFIKWKGLSITEASWETHEDLWQFQEHL from the coding sequence ATGGTGCATTGTCTGAGAACTTGGCGTCATTACTTGCTTGGCTCACACTTCATCGTCAAGACAGATAATGTGGCtacaagctacttccaaactCAGAATGAATTAAGCCCCAAACAAGCTAGGTGGCAAGATTTCTTAACTGAGTTTGATTTCGAATTTGAATATAAGCTTGGCAAGACTAATGTGGTAGCAGATGTGCTGAGCCGCAAGGCTGAGTTGGCAGCCATTTTCATGGTCGAAGGAGATATGTTGCATACCATCAAGGAAGGGTTGCATCATGAAGACCAAGATGAACTGAGTAGAGGTGAGTCGAGTCGTACTCTGCCTGTGGTGATTAGATCCTTTGATAAAGAAATCGAAGAGATCTTAGCTAATCGCGTCGTGCGACTAAGAGGAGTACCACCAAGTATCCAATATTTTATCAAGTGGAAAGGACTCTCGATAACTGAAGCTAGTTGGGAAACTCATGAAGATCTATGGCAATTCCAAGAACACCTATAG